A genomic segment from Streptosporangium roseum DSM 43021 encodes:
- a CDS encoding TetR family transcriptional regulator, which translates to MSEGLRERKKRETRLRISDVATGLFMARGFDSVTVAEVARAADVSVNTVFNYFPAKEDLLFDRQGEVVELLGKVMRERRPGEGAAEALRRDFLDALDTGHWRYGIHEGGDAFHRMVGASPALVARLREMDDLRTDSLARTLADETGADPGDLTPALVAGQICATLHTLTAYAVRRMLAGESVAAITPDLREQAGHAFRLLESGIGGYCVRREETPRPAGPWS; encoded by the coding sequence ATGAGCGAAGGGCTGCGGGAGCGCAAGAAGCGAGAGACCCGGCTGCGCATCTCCGACGTCGCGACGGGACTGTTCATGGCGCGGGGGTTCGACAGCGTGACCGTCGCCGAAGTCGCCAGGGCCGCCGACGTCTCGGTCAACACGGTCTTCAACTACTTCCCTGCCAAGGAGGACCTGCTCTTCGACCGGCAGGGCGAGGTGGTGGAGCTGCTCGGCAAGGTCATGCGGGAGCGGAGACCCGGAGAGGGCGCGGCGGAGGCGCTGCGCCGCGACTTCCTGGACGCCCTCGACACCGGCCACTGGCGGTACGGCATCCACGAGGGGGGCGACGCCTTCCACCGCATGGTCGGCGCCAGCCCGGCCCTCGTCGCCCGGCTGCGGGAGATGGACGACCTCCGAACGGACTCCCTGGCCCGAACCCTGGCCGACGAGACCGGCGCCGACCCCGGCGACCTCACCCCCGCGCTCGTCGCCGGCCAGATCTGCGCGACGCTCCACACGCTGACGGCGTATGCCGTCCGGCGCATGCTCGCCGGCGAGAGCGTGGCCGCCATCACCCCGGACCTGCGCGAGCAGGCCGGCCATGCCTTCCGCCTCCTGGAGTCGGGGATCGGCGGCTACTGCGTCCGGCGGGAGGAGACCCCGCGACCGGCGGGGCCATGGAGTTGA
- a CDS encoding ABC transporter ATP-binding protein produces MIKTSDLSKSFPGGVEAVRGVDLAVEAGEIVGFLGPNGAGKTTTMRMLTTLLRPTGGTATVAGHDLLADPEGVRRRIGYVSQNGGLSPADPVGEALELHAMLYGMRPAEARERVREVLDDLDLTGLETRPGGALSGGQRRRFDLGFGLVHGPSLLFLDEPTTGLDPQSRANLWDHVRRLREERGLTVFLTTHYLDEADALADRLFVIDHGVIVAEGTPAELKGGSGTLDDVFLSITGRSLREEPAR; encoded by the coding sequence ATGATCAAGACATCGGATCTGAGCAAGTCCTTCCCGGGCGGCGTCGAGGCCGTCCGGGGGGTGGACCTGGCCGTCGAGGCCGGGGAGATCGTGGGCTTCCTCGGCCCCAACGGCGCGGGGAAGACGACCACCATGCGCATGCTGACCACGCTGCTCCGCCCCACCGGCGGCACCGCCACGGTCGCCGGGCACGACCTGCTCGCCGATCCCGAGGGCGTACGGCGGCGCATCGGCTACGTGTCCCAGAACGGCGGGCTCAGCCCGGCCGACCCGGTGGGAGAGGCGCTCGAACTCCACGCCATGCTGTACGGCATGCGCCCCGCCGAGGCGCGCGAGCGGGTCCGCGAGGTGCTCGACGACCTCGACCTCACCGGTCTGGAGACCCGTCCGGGCGGTGCGCTCTCCGGCGGCCAGCGCCGCCGGTTCGACCTCGGGTTCGGCCTGGTCCACGGCCCGTCGCTGCTCTTCCTCGACGAGCCCACCACCGGCCTCGACCCGCAGAGCCGGGCCAACCTCTGGGACCACGTCAGGCGCCTGCGGGAGGAGCGCGGACTCACGGTCTTCCTGACCACCCACTACCTCGACGAGGCGGACGCGCTCGCCGACCGGCTGTTCGTCATCGACCACGGCGTGATCGTCGCCGAGGGCACCCCCGCCGAGCTCAAGGGCGGCTCCGGCACCCTCGACGACGTCTTCCTGTCCATCACCGGCCGCTCCCTGAGGGAGGAGCCGGCCCGATGA
- a CDS encoding ABC transporter permease, with translation MSILRDTWLIFRHHVRISLRQKAGIVFGVLQPLLYLVLFGPLFATIGTWETLIPGLLVQVGLLSAGMAGFGVVFDARSGVLERLRVTPAHRVALLLGRVLGSSVTLLIQSVALILVGYAFGMRAAVPGVLAGLVLMALLGVSLAALSNAIALTMNPDLFAPVMSTGIVPLVLLSGAFLPMSMAPGWLDALSRLTPFRYVLEALRELFGGHYSTWTVAVGVAVTLVLSVTCVAVGTRVFNRENA, from the coding sequence ATGAGCATCCTCCGCGACACCTGGCTGATCTTCCGGCACCACGTCCGGATCTCCCTGCGGCAGAAGGCCGGGATCGTCTTCGGCGTCCTGCAGCCCCTGCTCTACCTGGTGCTGTTCGGGCCGCTGTTCGCCACGATCGGGACCTGGGAGACGCTGATCCCCGGCCTGCTGGTCCAGGTGGGGCTGCTCAGCGCCGGCATGGCCGGCTTCGGCGTCGTCTTCGACGCCAGGTCGGGCGTGCTGGAGCGGCTGCGGGTCACCCCGGCCCACCGGGTGGCCCTGCTGCTCGGCCGGGTCCTGGGCAGCTCGGTCACCCTGCTGATCCAGTCGGTCGCGCTGATCCTGGTGGGCTACGCCTTCGGCATGCGCGCGGCCGTCCCCGGGGTGCTGGCCGGGCTGGTCCTCATGGCGCTGCTGGGGGTGAGCCTGGCCGCCCTGTCCAACGCGATCGCGCTCACCATGAACCCCGACCTCTTCGCGCCAGTGATGAGCACGGGAATCGTCCCGCTGGTGCTGCTGTCCGGCGCGTTCCTGCCGATGTCGATGGCGCCCGGCTGGCTGGACGCGCTGTCCCGGCTCACCCCCTTCCGCTACGTGCTCGAAGCCCTGCGCGAGCTGTTCGGCGGGCACTACTCGACCTGGACCGTGGCCGTGGGCGTCGCGGTGACCCTGGTCCTGTCGGTGACCTGCGTGGCGGTCGGGACCCGCGTCTTCAACCGCGAGAACGCCTAG
- the iscB gene encoding RNA-guided endonuclease IscB, which produces MSEGADREVHPAVFVLDTHGHPLDPCHPARARRLLAAGRAVVVRHTPFVIRLKDRTVAGSTMQGVELGIDPGSKHTGIAAFSERGGSRIGLYALQLDHRGGQIRDKLASRAALRRGRRSRNLRYRAPRFNNRTRPQGWIAPSLRHRVDGTVSWVSRLSRWAPVTAVHVERVAFDTHLLSAGRPLEGVEYRYGTLHGYEVREYLLAKWGRACAYCGASGVPLNLDHIHPRSRGGSNRISNLCVACVGCNQAKNATPIEEFLTDRPVVLVKILQQSKAPLRDAAAVNATRWALWRALTATGLPVATASGGRTKWNRSRTGAAKSHTLDALHVGALDHVTGWPSMVLVIAATGRGTYARTRADRYGFPRLALPRTKQHHGFQTGDLVRAVVPTGKKAGVHTGRVAVRSTGNFNIRTRHGSVRGISHRHVRLLQRADGYGYTTHPEARNRAAFPPPPEGGGIHAGGN; this is translated from the coding sequence GTGTCCGAGGGAGCGGACCGTGAGGTTCACCCGGCCGTGTTCGTCCTGGACACGCACGGCCATCCGCTTGATCCGTGTCACCCGGCCCGTGCCCGCCGTCTCTTGGCGGCCGGTAGGGCTGTGGTGGTCCGGCATACCCCGTTCGTCATCCGGCTGAAGGACCGGACCGTCGCCGGCTCGACCATGCAAGGTGTCGAGCTGGGGATCGACCCCGGTAGCAAGCACACCGGCATCGCCGCGTTCTCCGAGCGCGGCGGTAGCCGTATCGGCCTGTACGCACTCCAGCTTGACCATCGGGGCGGTCAGATCCGCGACAAGCTCGCCTCACGGGCGGCGTTGCGCCGTGGTCGCCGGTCACGGAACCTGCGCTACCGCGCACCCCGCTTCAACAACCGCACCAGACCGCAGGGGTGGATTGCGCCGTCCCTGCGGCACCGGGTGGACGGCACCGTGTCGTGGGTGTCCCGGTTGTCCCGTTGGGCTCCCGTCACGGCTGTTCATGTGGAGCGGGTCGCCTTTGATACGCACCTCTTGTCGGCCGGCAGGCCGCTCGAAGGGGTGGAGTACCGGTACGGCACCCTGCACGGCTACGAGGTGCGGGAGTACCTGCTGGCCAAGTGGGGCCGGGCGTGTGCGTACTGCGGCGCGTCCGGTGTGCCGTTGAACCTCGACCACATCCACCCCCGCAGCCGGGGCGGCTCCAACCGGATCAGCAACTTGTGCGTGGCGTGCGTCGGCTGCAACCAGGCCAAGAACGCCACCCCGATCGAGGAGTTCCTCACGGATCGGCCAGTGGTGCTGGTGAAGATCCTGCAGCAGTCGAAAGCTCCGCTCAGGGACGCCGCCGCTGTGAACGCGACCCGGTGGGCGTTGTGGCGGGCCTTGACCGCCACCGGCCTGCCGGTCGCTACGGCGTCGGGTGGCCGCACGAAGTGGAACCGATCACGCACCGGCGCGGCGAAGTCACACACGTTGGACGCGTTGCACGTCGGCGCACTTGACCACGTGACCGGCTGGCCGTCCATGGTTCTCGTGATCGCGGCAACCGGACGCGGAACGTATGCCCGCACCCGAGCCGACCGGTACGGGTTCCCCCGGCTGGCGTTGCCCCGCACCAAACAACACCACGGTTTCCAGACCGGAGACCTTGTCCGGGCGGTCGTCCCGACCGGCAAGAAAGCAGGGGTCCATACCGGTCGGGTAGCGGTCCGCTCCACCGGAAACTTCAACATCCGTACCCGGCACGGCTCCGTGCGGGGCATCAGTCACCGTCATGTCCGTCTGCTCCAGCGAGCCGACGGCTACGGATACACCACCCATCCAGAAGCGCGGAACCGTGCCGCGTTTCCTCCCCCGCCTGAAGGCGGGGGTATCCACGCTGGGGGTAATTGA
- a CDS encoding S8 family serine peptidase — translation MRVLIQLRPSPDVVAAVADPDVTATTADVADGLPGVVLDPSFTPVAVPRPVPAAADGDPLSLNQSLTFSLAAGDASVMVRGEISDDELSTRVTLLPTLRNDVVGVFADPVIESNLTCGGDAPVGDWHDVERLLHVAELHAEGLDGSGVALAVLDTGINAAHVARHLGRDLLLDKERSWNPDGVTGRPGEFEVDHGTMCAFDTLIAAPRATLIDIPVLLSRRPGGSALDGLLSDAVAAFAHLRTVLEAQPAETRSLVVSNSWGSFSPRWDFPVGHPGNYSDNPAHPFNLIVASLEQAGADVLFAAGNCGRDCRDGRCAYPNRPIAGANSHPGVLSIGGVDTGGQRVGYSSQGPGRLTLRKPDICSYTHFSGSKAFGAGEPDSGTSAACPVAAGLVAAIRTRWPVSALSPAQLRTLLRRTADDRSDIGFDYDYGYGVTDTPGVLASLRRRAMRVA, via the coding sequence ATGCGGGTCCTGATCCAGCTCCGCCCCTCCCCGGACGTCGTCGCGGCGGTGGCCGATCCCGATGTGACCGCGACCACGGCCGACGTCGCCGACGGCCTGCCCGGGGTCGTCCTGGACCCCTCCTTCACGCCGGTCGCCGTGCCGCGGCCGGTGCCCGCCGCCGCCGACGGCGACCCCCTGTCCCTGAACCAGTCGCTGACCTTCTCCCTCGCCGCCGGCGACGCCTCGGTCATGGTCCGCGGGGAGATCTCCGACGACGAGCTGTCCACCCGGGTCACCCTGCTGCCCACCCTCCGCAACGACGTCGTGGGGGTGTTCGCCGACCCGGTGATCGAGTCGAACCTCACCTGCGGCGGCGACGCCCCGGTGGGCGACTGGCACGACGTGGAGCGGCTGCTGCACGTCGCCGAGCTGCACGCGGAGGGCCTGGACGGCTCAGGCGTGGCGCTGGCGGTGCTGGACACCGGCATCAACGCCGCGCACGTGGCCCGCCACCTCGGCCGGGACCTGCTGCTGGACAAGGAACGGAGCTGGAACCCCGACGGGGTGACCGGCAGGCCGGGCGAGTTCGAGGTCGACCACGGCACGATGTGCGCGTTCGACACGCTGATCGCCGCCCCGCGGGCCACGCTGATCGACATTCCCGTGCTGCTCTCCCGGCGCCCCGGCGGTTCGGCCCTCGACGGCCTGCTGTCGGACGCGGTGGCGGCCTTCGCCCACCTGCGCACCGTCCTCGAGGCCCAGCCCGCGGAGACACGGTCCCTGGTGGTCAGCAACAGCTGGGGCTCCTTCTCCCCCCGCTGGGACTTCCCCGTCGGCCATCCCGGCAACTACTCCGACAACCCGGCCCACCCGTTCAACCTGATCGTCGCCAGCCTGGAGCAGGCGGGCGCCGACGTGCTGTTCGCCGCCGGCAACTGCGGGCGTGACTGCAGGGACGGCCGGTGCGCGTATCCGAACCGGCCGATCGCGGGCGCCAACTCCCACCCGGGCGTGCTGTCCATCGGCGGCGTGGACACCGGCGGGCAGCGGGTCGGATACTCCTCCCAGGGCCCCGGCCGCCTCACCCTCCGCAAGCCCGACATCTGCTCCTACACCCACTTCTCCGGTTCCAAGGCCTTCGGCGCCGGCGAGCCCGACTCGGGCACCTCGGCCGCCTGCCCCGTGGCCGCCGGCCTGGTCGCGGCCATCCGCACCCGGTGGCCCGTCTCCGCCCTCTCCCCCGCCCAGCTGCGCACCCTGCTCCGCCGCACCGCCGACGACCGCAGCGACATCGGGTTCGACTACGACTACGGCTACGGCGTCACCGACACACCGGGGGTGCTCGCGTCGTTGCGGCGCAGGGCGATGCGCGTAGCGTGA
- a CDS encoding spermidine synthase: protein MTAAAETTPPPYPDAPSTHWLSTRPRLIVASAFMLFLELALIRWTGSNIVHLSYFTNFVLLGSFLGIGLGFLRVGRTARQPYYSPITLAVLVLVILFFPVTVDRQTEGVLYWTSLGTSGPPPWLILPVIFVAAAVVLMGPAELVGRCFPELDRLEAYRYDLVGSLTGIALFTALSFLSAPPVVWGTIAAAAYLVLLWPRTALGRLVLAVPALVVVGALAVETLTAGALWSPYYKVTYKRLDYGGVPVMDIQVNGIPHQQAVPARNRLEWERQYALPYERAAAQKLDDVLIVGAGSGTDVAIALSKGAKHVDAVEIDPKLRELGGTYHPDRPYADPRVTTVVTDGRAFLERTSGKYDLILFALPDSLTLVSGASSLRLESYLFTQQAMEAARDHLKPGGTFSMYNYYRESWLVDRLAATMQAAFGHKPCVDIVSETGQQAVITAGLSAQTQSCGAEWAGATALTPPPTGDDRPFLYLKDRTIPQIYLITLGLILLVSVFAVRAVAGPYTRMRPYADLFLLGVAFLLLETKSVTGFALLFGTTWVVNAIVFAGVLVAVLAAVEVTRRFRTPPVPVMYGVLLGGLVLAWLVPNSWLLGLPLPLRAVVAVVVAFLPIFAANVVFAKRFADSSDGTTAFGANLLGAMVGGCLEYLALVIGYQALLIVAGLLYLGAFALLPRSTRAA from the coding sequence ATGACCGCAGCGGCGGAGACGACGCCACCCCCTTATCCCGACGCCCCGTCCACCCACTGGCTGAGCACCAGGCCGCGGTTGATCGTGGCCAGCGCCTTCATGCTCTTCCTGGAGCTGGCGCTGATCCGATGGACCGGATCGAACATCGTTCATCTGAGCTATTTCACGAACTTCGTCCTGCTCGGCTCGTTCCTCGGCATCGGGCTCGGCTTCCTCCGCGTGGGCCGCACGGCGCGGCAGCCGTACTACTCGCCGATCACCCTGGCCGTCCTCGTGCTGGTCATCCTGTTCTTCCCGGTCACCGTGGACCGGCAGACCGAGGGTGTCCTGTACTGGACCAGCCTGGGCACCAGCGGGCCGCCGCCCTGGCTGATCCTGCCGGTGATCTTCGTGGCGGCGGCGGTAGTGCTGATGGGCCCGGCCGAGCTGGTCGGGCGGTGCTTCCCCGAGCTGGACCGGCTGGAGGCCTACCGCTACGACCTGGTCGGCAGCCTCACCGGCATCGCGCTGTTCACCGCGCTGTCGTTCCTCAGCGCGCCGCCGGTCGTGTGGGGCACGATCGCCGCGGCCGCCTACCTCGTGCTGCTGTGGCCGCGCACGGCCCTGGGGCGGCTCGTGCTGGCCGTCCCGGCGCTGGTCGTGGTCGGTGCCCTCGCGGTGGAGACGCTGACGGCGGGGGCGCTGTGGTCGCCCTACTACAAGGTGACCTACAAGCGGCTCGACTACGGCGGCGTCCCGGTGATGGACATCCAGGTCAACGGCATCCCGCACCAGCAGGCCGTCCCGGCGCGGAACCGGCTGGAGTGGGAGAGGCAGTACGCGCTGCCGTACGAGCGGGCGGCGGCGCAGAAGCTGGACGACGTCCTGATCGTCGGCGCGGGCAGCGGCACCGACGTGGCCATCGCGCTGTCCAAGGGCGCCAAGCACGTGGACGCGGTGGAGATCGACCCCAAACTCCGCGAGCTGGGCGGGACCTACCACCCCGACAGGCCCTACGCCGACCCCCGCGTCACCACCGTCGTCACCGACGGCCGGGCCTTCCTGGAGCGCACCTCGGGGAAGTACGACCTGATCCTCTTCGCGCTGCCCGACTCGCTCACCCTGGTCTCCGGGGCCAGCTCGCTGCGGCTGGAGAGCTACCTGTTCACCCAGCAGGCCATGGAGGCGGCCAGGGACCACCTCAAGCCCGGCGGCACCTTCTCGATGTACAACTACTACCGGGAGAGCTGGCTGGTGGACCGGCTCGCCGCCACCATGCAGGCCGCCTTCGGGCACAAGCCGTGCGTGGACATCGTCAGTGAGACCGGCCAGCAGGCCGTGATCACCGCGGGCCTCAGCGCGCAGACCCAGAGCTGCGGCGCCGAGTGGGCCGGCGCGACCGCCCTCACCCCGCCGCCGACCGGTGACGACCGGCCCTTCCTCTACCTGAAGGACCGGACGATCCCCCAGATCTACCTCATCACCCTCGGGCTGATCCTGCTCGTGAGCGTGTTCGCCGTCCGGGCGGTCGCCGGGCCGTACACCCGGATGCGCCCCTACGCCGACCTGTTCCTGCTGGGCGTGGCCTTCCTGCTGCTGGAGACCAAGAGCGTGACCGGGTTCGCGCTGCTGTTCGGCACGACCTGGGTGGTGAACGCGATCGTGTTCGCCGGGGTGCTGGTCGCCGTGCTCGCCGCGGTGGAGGTGACGCGCCGCTTCAGGACCCCGCCGGTGCCCGTCATGTACGGCGTGCTCCTCGGCGGGCTGGTGCTGGCCTGGCTGGTGCCCAACTCCTGGCTGCTGGGCCTGCCGCTGCCACTGCGGGCGGTGGTCGCCGTGGTCGTGGCGTTCCTGCCGATCTTCGCGGCCAACGTGGTGTTCGCCAAGCGCTTCGCCGACTCCAGCGACGGCACGACGGCCTTCGGCGCGAACCTGCTGGGCGCGATGGTCGGCGGCTGCCTGGAGTATCTGGCGCTGGTCATCGGCTACCAGGCCCTGCTGATCGTGGCGGGCCTGCTCTATCTCGGCGCCTTCGCCCTGCTCCCCCGGAGCACCAGGGCCGCCTGA